A segment of the Ipomoea triloba cultivar NCNSP0323 chromosome 1, ASM357664v1 genome:
gtttaatttcgacccgacccgaccgtatcacgaataaggatccgtgagaagATCTCACACAAGCATGACCCTTTTTAATTAGGATATGAGTTTTTAATTGAAGTGGTAATCAAATCCCatagttgtattttaaaaagttgtcaaacAAACATTAACTATGATCTTGATTCAATAACATATAaatcaaattatcaattttcaaaatgaataCGTTCTCATCCAATCCGTACATGCATGATAATATAACTTATTATTAACATAGTTTCAAAAACGActtattattaacataataataataataataataataataataataataataatattattattattattattattattattattccaagtaaaagtataaataaattattattactattattattattattattattatttcttgatTTTATGTCTGTCAAACTCAACCATTAATTCCCTTCTTATTTAAGATGGAGTTCAGACTCATCACTCCATTCCCATATCAGAGTTCATACTCCAGCATCGAATCTCCCATCTGACTCACAGCCAGCCAGCGCACTCCTCGCTTGTTTCGGTTAGATCAATAGAAATTGCAAATTAAAGTATTCCATTTTATCTTCAATTCTTTATTTGAAACCTCAAACTTAGatttcaactttaattttaattattattttgctactGCCTCTAATGTACTGTATAGATTGATCAGATGGCAACAATAGCTGCAGTAATTTTACTGCTTGGCTTCATCCTCACTCCTCTTCAGGCTAATAATGTTTCTATCTCATGGGTTCAAAACGCCACCGACAAAGGCGCAGGTAGATAGCTAGCTTTCtaggttttatatatatacacatagaaGATCttattaactctttaatttgtgaatatttttgTACGTAGTTTGTTTAGATGGATCTCCATCTGCATATTATTTTGACAAAGGCCAAGGGGAGGGAGCCAATAACTGGCTCATTTACTTAGAAGTATGTCattcaattctttattttttcttaaaattcttCACTGTTATGATGATATATCAAACTGCCCTAATTTGGTTCCAAATCCCATAATTTTTGTTCTAAGCTTATGATATATGAGATTAGATCAGTTGTCATTGCTCATATgtactacattttttttttcactaaatTGATGTATAAATTAAAACTGAGTTTGTTTTGTTACAAATCCCAGAATTTGTGTTCTATGTTATGCCTTGTACCCTATTGGGTTTCTGGGTGGCATTAAATTCTGTTCTTGTTATACGTCAGCTCTGTCCAAATTTCTTGTTATACCATACATAAGCTTTGATATTTTTTCAGctgcaaaatatattataataatgataacaataataataaatttgtgtcaggaaaatttataatatttaacgTACGTATTTCTTTTTCTCATAATCATTTGATTTAAAGGGGGGAGGTTGGTGCGTTAATCAAACAGACTGCCTAGTGCGCACTACATATAGTCGAGGTTCTTCCAAGCATATGCAACAATCTATCGACTTTATAGATTTTCTTTCAAACAATTTCACAAAAAATCCAGGTAAAACaacatacatttatttatttatttatttatttatttatttatttatttattgttatactttaatttaatatttaaattttgttatatatagaATTCTACAACTGGAATAGAGTCTATGTTCCATACTGTGATGGATCGTCGTTTACGGGTGATATTGAAGCACCTGACACGGTAAGTattataaaattgaattttaaatattttaattctaaatatactaaataagttaattcttgttttttttttttaaaggtgaCCAATGTGACATACAGAGGTGCTAGAATTTTTAAAGCCACGATGGACGATCTATTGTCTATGGGAATGAATTGTGCCGAAAATGTATGATAATCTTTAGTTATATAGTTGATTGAAGATATTTAGATTGAATTTGTTATttgaaacaaaatatttatgcCATGGGACAACTCTAAGGTTCtgagttttttcttcttttttttttctttttccttttgggagaaaatacaacattgtaaataatttgttattaaatttattgtaGGCACTTCTTACTGGTTCTTCAGCGGGGGGATTGGCAACAATGATACATTGTGATCGATTTCGAGAACTCCTCCCACTATTTGCTAGAGTAAAATGTCTCCCAATCGCAGCGTATTTTGTGCACGAGTAAgcttaattttatatataatagtcaATTTCAActtgatttacaaaaaaaaaaattaaattatttttaaaatggaatGAACAACTATAACATGTCTAATCTTTTATTAGGGAAAACCTATTGGGGAGCAAACAATTTGAGCCGGCATTTGATGCATTGATTGATTTACATGTAATTTCAATTTCCTTagtttataaatgttttattatattagttttttaaaaactaatttctcaaatataaactttaatacaaatttatttactttagaaCTTACTATgagtgtttttttaaaaaaaaaaaaattattacaggGATCAGCCGGAGTGCTACCTCCACTGTGCACTTCAATAATGAGGCCGAGTCTTGTAAGTTAATTAAACCAATTTTTTGCTACTAAATTGTTTGTggcataatatatatttcattttttgctACTAAATAATTGTTTTCGATCCACACAGTGCTTGTTCCCGCAATATCTATTGTTGTTTGTGAAGACACCCGTTTTCATAGCTATGTCAGCATTTGACCAAATCCAGGTTATTTGGACTCTTTGTTAATTTTGGTGATTTTAATTCAATGTTCCAATCAatttagtttaaatatttataagttAGCTGCATGACTTCAAATGCTAATTTCTTATTCCATCATATATGAACCTATTAGTTGTCCCAATGTTgagacaaattaaatatataattttattttcaa
Coding sequences within it:
- the LOC116017756 gene encoding pectin acetylesterase 8-like yields the protein MATIAAVILLLGFILTPLQANNVSISWVQNATDKGAVCLDGSPSAYYFDKGQGEGANNWLIYLEGGGWCVNQTDCLVRTTYSRGSSKHMQQSIDFIDFLSNNFTKNPEFYNWNRVYVPYCDGSSFTGDIEAPDTVTNVTYRGARIFKATMDDLLSMGMNCAENALLTGSSAGGLATMIHCDRFRELLPLFARVKCLPIAAYFVHEENLLGSKQFEPAFDALIDLHGSAGVLPPLCTSIMRPSLCLFPQYLLLFVKTPVFIAMSAFDQIQIRMNLFREDEVCLVSHNCTDDRKVAMQELRWDVLAALPKALPLFRGMWITNCIAHHLIYFSTLKIIGNKTYAEVFHDWYFDYNYLQVIDTTLEPRDCSEYGIYPQALN